In the genome of Gloeotrichia echinulata CP02, one region contains:
- a CDS encoding pentapeptide repeat-containing protein translates to MTRFLYIWKLLRNYVRGAWLGENAKITSLETTAILPLGNIIQDGDNHRNTQDYLQKSLLSSELQKSLEEWTKPGTGLVFNLEERQLHEEIYDLLGNGALTAEIVTQVMDLLIASHKFRPVLLFQRLEDFYRRWCRGEFIDAIPGDNLPQKKMMNMIAQNVAFGLRQIDVYTGLNVLILLLELHRYAQQREELQPQITFYPSTSPDTDNFFTSQLLRIINYSDAIEIGNFSNIVGEFLKGGNFRGTYLGDANLTGANFSGADLSGAYLGDANLTGANFTGANLTGVNFGDANLSGANLRGANLCSADLSSANFSGANLSSTDLSRAHLQDADLSSANLSNANLCGADLNSAHLRDADLSRADLNNAVLFGANLSEANLSCVNLSHADLCRADLSGANLSNAILNGTNLSDTILFSTNLSKAILIAADLSYAKLNGAKLNNAKLDSAMFLGADLSGVDLTGVTLNQADLTGVILNDADLSGADLSNAILNGTDLSGSNLNSANLSGSNLSGALLNGADLSYTNLRYAILGGADLSAANLDKMTWAEEQQWEDVRGLETAVNVPQALKLQLGLS, encoded by the coding sequence ATGACGCGATTTCTTTATATCTGGAAGCTTTTGAGAAATTATGTGAGGGGTGCATGGTTAGGAGAAAACGCAAAAATAACATCTTTGGAAACCACAGCAATTTTGCCGCTAGGAAATATTATTCAAGACGGAGATAATCATAGAAATACTCAGGATTATTTGCAGAAATCTTTATTATCGTCAGAACTGCAAAAAAGCCTTGAAGAATGGACTAAACCAGGGACTGGTTTGGTATTTAATTTAGAAGAAAGACAACTGCATGAGGAAATTTACGATTTACTGGGGAATGGAGCGCTGACAGCAGAAATAGTCACACAAGTAATGGATTTGCTGATTGCTAGCCACAAATTTCGCCCAGTGTTGCTATTTCAGCGCCTAGAAGATTTTTATCGTCGCTGGTGTCGCGGAGAATTTATTGATGCTATACCTGGTGATAACTTGCCTCAGAAAAAAATGATGAATATGATAGCACAAAATGTGGCATTTGGACTGAGGCAGATAGATGTATATACAGGATTGAATGTACTGATTTTACTATTAGAGTTACATCGCTACGCGCAACAGCGAGAGGAACTTCAACCACAAATTACCTTTTACCCCTCAACTTCACCAGATACAGACAACTTTTTCACATCTCAACTGCTGCGGATCATCAACTATAGCGACGCCATTGAAATTGGCAATTTTAGTAATATAGTTGGAGAATTTCTCAAAGGCGGTAACTTTCGGGGTACTTATTTAGGAGATGCTAACCTCACAGGTGCTAACTTTAGTGGTGCCGACCTAAGTGGGGCTTACCTAGGGGATGCCAACCTTACAGGTGCCAACTTCACTGGTGCCAACCTCACAGGAGTCAACTTTGGTGATGCTAACCTCAGTGGTGCCAACCTCAGAGGTGCTAACCTTTGTAGTGCCGACCTCAGCAGCGCCAACTTCAGTGGTGCCAACCTCAGCAGTACAGACCTTAGTCGCGCCCATCTCCAGGATGCAGACCTCAGCAGCGCCAACCTCAGCAATGCTAACCTCTGTGGTGCCGATCTCAACAGCGCCCATCTCAGGGATGCAGACCTCAGCCGCGCCGACCTCAATAACGCCGTCCTCTTTGGCGCCAACCTCAGCGAAGCCAACCTCAGCTGCGTCAACCTTAGCCATGCAGACCTTTGTCGCGCCGACCTCAGTGGTGCAAACCTGAGTAATGCTATCCTCAACGGCACCAACCTCAGCGACACCATTCTCTTTAGTACCAACCTCAGCAAAGCCATCCTCATCGCCGCAGACCTCAGCTATGCCAAACTCAACGGAGCCAAACTCAACAACGCCAAACTCGACAGCGCAATGTTCTTAGGCGCTGACCTCAGCGGCGTAGACCTCACCGGAGTTACCCTCAACCAGGCCGACCTCACCGGCGTAATTCTTAACGACGCCGACCTCAGCGGCGCCGACCTCAGCAACGCCATCCTCAACGGTACCGACCTCAGCGGTAGCAACCTCAACAGTGCCAACCTCAGCGGTAGTAACCTCAGCGGCGCTCTTCTCAATGGTGCAGATCTCAGCTACACCAACCTCCGCTACGCCATTCTCGGCGGTGCAGACCTCAGCGCAGCCAACCTAGACAAAATGACTTGGGCTGAAGAACAGCAATGGGAAGATGTGCGCGGCTTAGAGACAGCGGTGAATGTGCCACAAGCCTTAAAGCTGCAGTTGGGACTGAGTTAG
- a CDS encoding zinc-dependent metalloprotease, whose translation MNRLSFYLILLHGLLFGMATANAKSLTENGVNTEYLPTPKADMVRASTNIAESAGKFGGRLPSSATANKVGTVQESTSQVWVINQNQQAQRQPFKWKIQEPQQAGQQPFLQAEKLPTKPKVKPEKKDELESFDEVVKDTEKSQGIFTLYRHKQKNKIYLEIKPEQLNKNYLATSTLESGIGERGIYSGMPLQDFLFYFKRVDNNLHFTVRNVNFRTREGDPQVRSLARSFSDSVLYTIPIKSINAERKTVLIDLGDLLLTDLAGLSLSLGIPGSTDQSYFGNAKVFPQNLEIESVLNFTSGASSLDTEAKKFESLADNRGFTLRVHYSLSELPQNNFKSRLADERIGYFITAYQDLSKDDRGDPFVRYINRWNLEKQDPTAAISPPKKPIVFWIDNAVPYEYRDAIKEGVLMWNKAFLQAGFKDAIEVRQMPDNADWHPADIRYNTIRWINTIDGFFARGPSRVNPLTGEILDADILVDGSFVRVLKNEYRQLVQPNQTQSHTSLSALMESDMLCANGLPTKANSNSQPQPAKGLLRSLSKLASENDLCYGMEAANQFVFGSMAIALLQDTTPTPDQLKEYIHQQLRLIIAHEVGHTLGLRHNFRGSTLLAPEEMNDKAITSTKGLTTSVMDYIPPNIAPQGTKQGDYFPSMVGPYDDWAIKYGYTPIPATTPLGEKPVLAEIAGQSYKPELSYSTDEDRYDLDPTANAWDNSNNILVYSRWQLDNSRVMFDRLNKRYPIDGESYSDLSNRFSNVLGNYFQNIFYTSKYIGGQSFYRLGASEVSSKNRQNRLPFEAVPVEQQRQALETLQKYVFAEDALDFSPELLNKLAPSRWYHWGSSPQVGRLDYPIHDLVLFLQSAVLLDLLSGDRLSRLKDIELKSQPEKALSLPELFNTLQNGIWTEVLKPKSQSWKISSLRRGLQRQYLAILTGMVLRKEAVPEDARTLAWYKLRQLRDKLADVSSDDEYTKAHLLETRDRIEKILNAPLQGN comes from the coding sequence ATGAATAGATTAAGTTTTTATTTAATTTTGTTACATGGTTTGTTGTTCGGAATGGCAACGGCTAACGCCAAGTCACTGACAGAGAATGGGGTAAATACTGAGTATTTACCTACGCCAAAAGCAGATATGGTTCGTGCGAGTACAAATATCGCGGAATCTGCGGGTAAGTTCGGTGGTCGGCTTCCTAGCAGCGCTACTGCAAACAAGGTGGGTACTGTGCAGGAATCTACCTCACAAGTGTGGGTAATTAATCAAAATCAACAAGCACAGCGACAACCTTTTAAGTGGAAGATCCAAGAACCTCAACAAGCAGGACAACAACCATTTTTGCAAGCTGAAAAACTCCCAACTAAGCCGAAAGTAAAACCAGAGAAAAAGGATGAGTTAGAGTCCTTTGATGAGGTGGTCAAAGATACGGAAAAATCACAGGGAATATTTACCCTTTATCGCCATAAGCAGAAGAATAAAATTTATTTAGAAATTAAGCCAGAACAGCTAAATAAAAATTACCTGGCTACGTCTACTTTAGAGTCGGGGATTGGCGAACGGGGTATTTACAGTGGTATGCCTTTGCAGGATTTTTTATTTTATTTCAAACGTGTAGATAATAACTTGCACTTTACTGTTCGGAATGTTAATTTTCGCACCCGGGAAGGAGATCCCCAAGTGCGATCGCTAGCTAGGTCGTTTAGTGACTCTGTTCTCTACACTATTCCCATTAAAAGCATTAATGCGGAACGTAAAACGGTTCTCATCGATTTGGGTGATTTGCTGCTGACAGATTTAGCTGGCTTATCTTTGAGTTTAGGAATTCCTGGAAGCACAGACCAATCATATTTTGGCAATGCGAAAGTATTTCCCCAAAACTTAGAAATTGAGTCAGTTTTAAATTTCACCAGTGGCGCTAGCAGTCTTGATACTGAGGCAAAGAAGTTTGAGTCTTTGGCTGATAATCGTGGGTTTACTCTGCGGGTCCACTACAGTTTATCTGAACTCCCGCAAAACAATTTTAAATCGCGTCTGGCTGATGAACGCATTGGCTATTTTATCACCGCTTACCAAGATTTATCTAAAGATGATCGCGGCGATCCTTTTGTCCGCTATATCAATCGCTGGAATTTAGAAAAACAAGACCCGACAGCCGCGATATCTCCCCCCAAAAAACCGATTGTCTTTTGGATTGATAATGCTGTCCCCTATGAATACCGCGATGCAATTAAAGAAGGGGTTTTGATGTGGAACAAAGCCTTTTTGCAGGCCGGATTCAAAGATGCAATTGAAGTGCGCCAAATGCCGGACAATGCTGATTGGCACCCGGCAGATATCCGCTATAATACTATTCGCTGGATTAACACTATCGATGGATTTTTTGCTAGGGGACCATCTCGTGTTAACCCTTTGACTGGGGAAATTTTGGATGCAGATATTTTGGTAGACGGTAGCTTTGTACGTGTCCTCAAGAATGAGTATCGTCAACTTGTCCAACCCAATCAAACCCAAAGCCACACTTCTTTATCAGCGTTGATGGAAAGTGATATGCTTTGCGCTAATGGTTTACCGACAAAAGCTAATAGTAATTCTCAACCACAGCCAGCAAAAGGATTATTAAGAAGTTTGTCTAAATTGGCAAGTGAGAACGATTTATGCTATGGAATGGAAGCTGCTAATCAGTTTGTCTTCGGTTCAATGGCGATCGCACTTTTGCAAGACACCACGCCCACTCCAGACCAATTAAAAGAGTATATCCATCAACAATTACGTTTAATTATTGCTCACGAAGTAGGGCATACCCTGGGTTTACGCCACAATTTCCGTGGTAGCACTTTGTTAGCTCCAGAGGAGATGAACGATAAGGCTATCACCAGTACCAAAGGTCTGACAACTTCGGTGATGGATTACATTCCACCGAATATCGCCCCCCAAGGAACAAAGCAGGGAGATTATTTTCCCAGCATGGTCGGACCCTATGATGATTGGGCGATTAAATATGGTTACACACCAATTCCGGCGACAACTCCCCTAGGAGAAAAGCCAGTTTTGGCGGAAATTGCGGGACAATCCTATAAGCCTGAGTTGAGTTATTCTACAGATGAGGACAGGTACGACCTTGACCCTACTGCCAATGCTTGGGACAATAGCAATAATATACTAGTTTATTCCCGATGGCAGCTAGATAATTCCCGTGTGATGTTTGACCGCCTCAATAAACGTTATCCAATAGATGGAGAGAGTTATAGTGATTTAAGCAATCGATTTAGCAACGTCTTAGGTAACTATTTCCAGAATATTTTTTATACCTCAAAGTACATTGGTGGACAGTCGTTTTACAGACTCGGTGCAAGCGAAGTATCATCGAAGAATCGTCAAAATCGATTACCATTTGAAGCAGTGCCTGTAGAACAACAACGACAAGCTTTAGAGACGCTGCAAAAGTATGTGTTCGCCGAAGATGCACTGGATTTTTCGCCAGAACTGCTGAATAAATTAGCACCTTCCCGTTGGTATCATTGGGGTAGTTCTCCGCAGGTGGGACGTTTAGATTATCCCATTCATGACTTGGTGTTGTTCCTCCAGAGTGCCGTATTGCTGGATTTACTCTCAGGCGATCGCCTCTCCCGTCTCAAGGACATTGAACTTAAAAGTCAGCCAGAAAAAGCACTGAGTTTGCCAGAGCTATTTAATACATTGCAAAATGGTATCTGGACAGAAGTGCTAAAACCTAAAAGCCAATCTTGGAAAATCTCTAGTCTGCGGCGAGGCTTACAGCGTCAATATCTGGCAATCTTGACTGGTATGGTATTACGAAAAGAAGCGGTTCCCGAAGATGCACGGACTTTAGCTTGGTATAAGTTAAGGCAATTGCGCGACAAACTAGCAGATGTCAGTTCAGACGATGAGTATACCAAAGCTCACCTACTAGAAACACGCGATCGCATTGAGAAAATCTTAAATGCGCCGCTGCAGGGGAATTAA
- a CDS encoding sensor histidine kinase, translating to MTNTLNIDQALACGLIINELISNAIKHAFTNCQGCSIIIGLHHRNHLIEMTIQDNGIGLPNDFDCSNTTSLGLSLVHDLVTEQLEGSITVQNHHGTFFKITFPYLT from the coding sequence TTGACAAACACTTTAAATATTGACCAAGCCCTTGCTTGTGGGCTGATTATTAATGAATTAATATCAAATGCCATCAAACATGCTTTTACTAACTGCCAAGGATGCAGTATTATTATTGGGTTACATCATCGAAATCATTTGATTGAAATGACAATCCAAGACAATGGCATTGGTCTACCAAATGATTTCGATTGTAGTAATACTACTTCTTTAGGTCTCTCGTTAGTTCATGACTTGGTCACTGAACAACTAGAAGGCTCGATTACTGTACAAAACCATCACGGAACATTTTTCAAGATTACATTTCCCTACTTAACTTGA
- a CDS encoding SagB/ThcOx family dehydrogenase yields MPELHQSIAQHYHERTKYDPDTISSKNQKIDWAKQPVPFKEYKIGSTIDLKPYIQENPEALANHPENQWWLRLSRLLFRSYGLTARIPSMGNTVYLRSAPSAGGLYPAEVYVVSRGTRLLAPGLYNYQCRNHSLMHYWESDVWQNLQSSCFWHPSLESTHLAIIITAIFYRSAWRYEDRAYRRIFLDSGHLLGNIELAGAINDYRPHLIGGFVDEAVNDLLYIDPQQEGAIAVLPLADLLDIQQNLPVGRTALPSATETSYPHIPDGELLKYFHLHTQIQPGTTGNLNLPAVKQDKSLEDKYNFPFCLKIPTATTPINWGENLAGLNMTMHKRRSTRAYSGEDLTFDELKALLDFTYQPQNYIHQNLDIAPDYFDLNLIETFIAVSGVKGLEAGCYYYAPKAQELRQIRFKNFRRELHFLCLQQDLGRDAGAVLFHTADLKSAIAQYGDRVYRYLHMDAGHLGQRLNLAAIYLNLGVSGIGGFFDNRVNEVLGIPADEAALYITTLGRPR; encoded by the coding sequence ATGCCAGAACTACACCAATCAATTGCTCAACACTACCACGAACGTACTAAATACGACCCTGACACTATTTCTTCAAAAAATCAGAAGATAGACTGGGCTAAACAGCCAGTGCCATTTAAAGAATACAAAATTGGCTCTACTATTGATCTCAAGCCGTACATCCAAGAAAACCCAGAGGCTTTAGCTAATCATCCAGAAAATCAATGGTGGCTGAGACTGTCGCGGCTACTGTTTCGCAGTTATGGATTAACGGCGAGAATCCCTTCTATGGGTAATACTGTCTATTTACGATCTGCTCCCAGTGCTGGGGGTTTGTACCCGGCGGAAGTTTATGTGGTGTCCCGTGGTACGCGGTTGTTGGCTCCGGGACTGTATAATTATCAATGTCGGAACCATTCCCTGATGCATTATTGGGAAAGTGATGTTTGGCAAAATTTGCAAAGTAGTTGTTTCTGGCATCCGTCTCTAGAAAGTACTCATCTGGCGATTATTATCACTGCGATATTCTATCGTTCTGCGTGGCGGTATGAAGACCGGGCTTACCGTCGGATTTTTCTGGATTCGGGACACCTTTTGGGTAATATCGAGTTAGCTGGTGCGATTAATGATTATCGCCCGCACTTAATCGGTGGCTTTGTGGATGAAGCCGTCAATGATCTACTTTATATCGATCCGCAACAAGAAGGGGCGATCGCTGTTCTACCTCTGGCAGACTTGTTAGATATCCAGCAAAATTTACCTGTGGGACGAACTGCTTTACCTTCCGCTACCGAAACCAGTTATCCTCATATCCCCGATGGCGAATTGCTCAAATATTTCCATCTACACACGCAAATTCAACCTGGTACAACTGGTAACCTCAATTTACCAGCGGTGAAACAAGACAAATCTTTGGAGGATAAATATAATTTCCCCTTCTGTCTCAAAATTCCCACCGCTACCACCCCGATTAACTGGGGAGAAAATCTGGCGGGACTGAACATGACTATGCATAAGCGACGTTCTACCCGCGCTTACAGTGGTGAAGATTTAACTTTCGATGAACTCAAAGCCTTACTCGATTTTACCTACCAACCCCAAAATTACATTCACCAAAATTTAGATATTGCTCCAGATTATTTTGACCTGAATTTAATTGAAACATTTATTGCTGTCAGTGGGGTTAAAGGACTGGAGGCTGGCTGTTATTATTACGCACCAAAAGCGCAAGAATTACGACAAATTAGGTTTAAAAATTTTCGGCGAGAGTTACATTTCCTCTGCTTACAGCAAGATTTAGGAAGGGATGCAGGAGCGGTACTTTTCCATACAGCAGACTTAAAATCCGCTATTGCCCAATACGGCGATCGCGTTTATCGTTATTTACATATGGATGCCGGACATTTGGGACAACGGCTGAATTTGGCGGCTATTTACCTGAATTTGGGCGTTAGCGGTATCGGTGGCTTTTTTGATAACCGAGTAAATGAAGTTTTGGGTATTCCTGCTGATGAAGCGGCTCTATATATCACCACATTGGGACGACCAAGATAA
- a CDS encoding pentapeptide repeat-containing protein, translating into MTTNKRMKKHLSQTWNQFRNLFSVEESLNTTIESGKAVVKAAKTFKEQGASIEALKFLLQNSSSLLDVLCSPLALVVGRGLHFVPMSIALLKLSREMTQEEPTLETWALIISQAAYLESVQEILLLYPTVNWDANLNITEAVKKQLQRLSNLELDEQEAKNVILCFHESKLAREFNQVLSLRLQATKFGYNSIHRLTQRIAANTHRYIIQACINSGDILNLPLPAYGDWLQEDEKFQSIDKYLNDYINQLPRERVFEEKFAFKDIYVPLKAREVDVNGQEKWEAFDLKTWAEKIIYDETPNKQRQVMFIQAGPGKGKSVFCRMFAAWVSRNVHPVWTPILIKLRDIKTFENNFEATLKTAVDRSFATSIHGWLNDKNTRFLFLLDGFDELLLERKTSEGLKDFLKQVGAFQERCQQNPEKGHQVLITGRTLALQGIERLMPDNLDRVEIQLMDDEIQQYWFAKWSDLIGVDKTSEFQQFLQNKNCPDRVRQLSQEPLLLYLLAAMHRDGEITGDMFNNAKGTKAKILIYQKSLDWVLTKQRPASLNREIAELEIEHLRQILKEAGLCVIQSGGQIAAVAMIEERLKDHKTAETLIAKARNSQEENPLRQALATFYLKQAANSQEGYVEFNHKSFGEFLCADKLKEHLEDWTQPGNRGREFNIETKQMDEQIYDLLGYGGLTPEIIEYLLELLNQSQDFRPVQLFKRLQYFYRRWCNGEFIDAVTITLPLIKAQQLQKHGIRLTQRQVDIYAGLNVMILLLELHRYSQEKNEFQQQIIFYPSRSIKGTLSWSDQLLRIINYSDCMQRGNFNSVVGQFLSSVNLSGADLSVAYLSSANLSNANLSDADLTGANLSRANLSRVNLSVANLNRADLNGADLTGANLSGANLSGADLNGVYLNRASLSGAYLSRANLSRANLSTANFSGADLSRANLSGANLNRADLSGADLSDTNLSGADLSGADLSGASLNFANLSRANLSGANLNHVNLSGANFSRTQLSDEFFQDIQWDEETNWGDVQGLETAISVPAVLKQQLGVS; encoded by the coding sequence ATGACAACTAACAAAAGAATGAAAAAGCATTTATCACAAACCTGGAACCAATTTCGGAATTTATTCTCTGTTGAAGAAAGTCTCAATACAACAATTGAAAGTGGCAAGGCGGTTGTAAAAGCGGCTAAAACTTTTAAAGAACAAGGTGCGAGTATAGAAGCATTAAAATTTCTGTTACAAAATTCATCTTCATTATTAGATGTTTTATGTTCGCCGTTGGCACTAGTAGTGGGTAGGGGATTGCATTTTGTTCCAATGAGCATCGCTTTGCTGAAGTTGTCGCGGGAAATGACTCAGGAAGAACCTACTCTTGAGACTTGGGCATTGATCATTAGCCAAGCAGCTTATTTAGAAAGTGTCCAAGAAATTTTATTGTTATACCCAACTGTGAATTGGGATGCTAATTTAAATATTACTGAAGCAGTCAAAAAGCAATTGCAAAGGCTGAGTAACTTAGAATTAGATGAGCAAGAAGCCAAAAATGTTATTCTCTGTTTCCATGAATCCAAATTAGCCAGGGAATTTAATCAAGTATTATCCCTACGGTTGCAAGCGACAAAATTTGGTTACAATTCTATTCATCGCTTGACACAACGAATAGCTGCGAATACCCATCGCTATATAATCCAAGCCTGTATCAATTCAGGGGATATCTTGAATCTACCTCTACCAGCTTACGGTGATTGGCTGCAGGAAGACGAGAAATTTCAAAGTATAGATAAATACTTAAACGATTATATTAATCAATTACCGCGAGAAAGGGTTTTTGAAGAAAAGTTTGCTTTCAAAGATATTTATGTACCACTAAAAGCCAGGGAAGTAGACGTAAATGGTCAGGAAAAATGGGAGGCTTTTGATTTAAAGACCTGGGCAGAAAAAATTATTTATGACGAAACCCCCAATAAGCAACGTCAAGTAATGTTTATCCAAGCAGGCCCTGGTAAAGGTAAAAGCGTCTTTTGTCGGATGTTTGCTGCTTGGGTAAGTCGGAATGTGCATCCAGTGTGGACGCCAATTTTGATTAAATTACGGGATATCAAGACCTTTGAAAATAACTTTGAAGCTACTCTCAAAACAGCAGTAGATAGAAGTTTTGCTACTAGTATTCATGGTTGGTTAAATGATAAAAATACCCGGTTTTTATTTTTACTTGATGGCTTTGATGAATTGCTATTAGAACGCAAAACTAGTGAAGGTTTAAAAGATTTTCTCAAACAAGTAGGCGCATTTCAAGAACGGTGTCAACAGAATCCTGAAAAAGGACATCAGGTGTTGATTACTGGTCGCACCCTGGCATTACAAGGCATTGAACGCCTGATGCCTGATAATTTAGACCGCGTAGAAATTCAGCTGATGGATGATGAAATTCAACAGTATTGGTTTGCTAAATGGTCAGATTTAATTGGTGTAGATAAAACTTCAGAATTTCAGCAGTTTTTGCAAAATAAAAACTGTCCAGACCGAGTGCGGCAATTATCACAAGAACCCCTATTACTGTATTTATTAGCCGCCATGCATCGGGATGGTGAAATTACAGGAGATATGTTCAATAATGCTAAAGGTACTAAAGCGAAAATCCTGATTTATCAAAAGTCATTAGATTGGGTACTCACAAAACAACGTCCAGCATCTCTCAATCGAGAAATAGCAGAACTAGAGATAGAACATTTACGGCAAATTCTCAAAGAAGCGGGGTTATGTGTAATTCAGTCTGGTGGGCAAATTGCTGCAGTGGCGATGATTGAAGAACGCCTGAAAGATCATAAAACCGCTGAAACTTTAATTGCTAAAGCGAGAAATAGCCAAGAAGAAAATCCTTTGAGACAAGCATTGGCTACTTTTTACCTCAAACAAGCCGCTAATAGTCAAGAAGGTTACGTTGAGTTTAACCATAAAAGTTTTGGGGAATTTTTATGTGCAGATAAACTCAAAGAACATCTCGAAGACTGGACACAACCAGGAAATAGAGGTAGAGAATTTAATATCGAAACCAAGCAGATGGACGAGCAAATTTATGACCTGCTTGGTTACGGAGGATTAACGCCGGAAATTATCGAATATCTGCTGGAATTGCTCAACCAAAGTCAGGATTTTCGCCCTGTACAACTATTTAAAAGGTTACAATATTTCTATCGTCGCTGGTGCAATGGAGAATTTATTGATGCAGTGACAATAACCTTACCACTCATCAAAGCACAGCAATTGCAAAAGCATGGAATTCGCCTAACTCAGCGTCAAGTGGATATTTATGCTGGGTTGAATGTCATGATTTTGCTGTTAGAATTGCACCGCTATTCTCAAGAGAAAAATGAGTTTCAGCAACAAATAATCTTCTATCCATCTCGTTCCATTAAAGGAACATTATCTTGGTCAGACCAACTACTCCGCATCATTAATTATAGTGATTGTATGCAGCGAGGCAACTTTAATAGTGTAGTTGGACAATTCCTCAGCAGCGTCAACCTCAGCGGTGCGGACCTCAGCGTCGCCTACCTCAGCAGCGCCAACCTCAGCAACGCCAACCTCAGCGACGCCGACCTCACAGGTGCAAACCTCAGCCGTGCAAACCTTAGCCGTGTAAACCTCAGCGTCGCCAACCTCAACCGCGCCGACCTCAACGGCGCCGACCTCACAGGTGCAAACCTCAGCGGTGCAAATCTCAGCGGCGCCGACCTCAACGGCGTCTACCTGAATCGTGCTAGCCTCAGCGGTGCATATCTCAGCCGCGCCAACCTCAGCCGCGCCAACCTGAGTACGGCTAACTTCAGCGGTGCAGATCTCAGTCGCGCCAACCTTAGCGGCGCCAACCTCAACCGCGCCGACCTCAGTGGTGCCGACCTCAGCGATACCAACCTCAGCGGTGCAGACCTCAGTGGTGCAGACCTGAGCGGCGCCAGTCTCAACTTCGCCAACCTCAGCCGCGCCAACCTCAGCGGCGCCAACCTCAACCACGTCAACCTCAGCGGTGCTAACTTTAGCCGTACTCAACTCAGTGACGAATTTTTCCAAGATATTCAGTGGGATGAAGAGACAAACTGGGGAGATGTGCAAGGTTTGGAGACAGCAATTAGTGTCCCAGCGGTTTTAAAGCAACAATTAGGCGTCAGTTGA